Within the Petrotoga mexicana DSM 14811 genome, the region CTTTCCATTAATTTTTTTGGATTATCAGTAGTTGCCAATATATCTATATCTTTTACTATTTCCTTTTTTCTTCTGATACTTCCAGCTATCTCACATCTTATAACGAGTCCTGTTTTAAGTAAATATTGTTTGAGTAGATTAGCTTCGAAATATGCCTCTGAAAATAGATGCTGGTTGCTAAACCTCTTCACAAATTTAATACCCTCTAATATTTTCTTTTGAGTCTTTTCTCCAAATCCGGGGAGCTCAACCAACCTATTTTCAAGGCAAGCATACTCAAGTTCTCCAACGGTTTTTATATCCAATTTATCGTACAAAGTTTTTATTTTTTTAGGCCCAAGGCCTGGTATTTTTAACATCTCAACGAGACCTTCGGGAATTGATTCCTTTAAATTTTCGTAATATTCAAGTCTTCCTGTAGTGATAAGTTCGGTAATCTTTTTATTGATGGCTTCGCCTATCCCTTTAACCTCTTTTAGTTTGTTATTCTTGACTAATATTTCTATATCTTTATCAAGAGTTTCTAAAGTACGTGCAGCATTATAATATGCCCTGATTTTAAAAGGGTTTTCCCCTTTTAATTCCAATAGAAGACCTATTTCGTTGAAAATATTGATAACACTTTTTTTATCCATTTTTATCACTCTTTTTTTATTCAAAAAGTTATAGTTTTTTCTATTCCTTAAACTCACTTAATATTATATCATTTTTAGAAAAACTGATGAAAAAATAAATTTTTACTATCAATTTTGAAAAACTAAGAAAAACTAAGATAATAGCAATTATATGCTCTTAATCGTTTCTAATTACTCTTAATCATGTGTAACCAAGTTTTACAAAAAAAGAAATTAGTTGTATAATTTAGTTGGTTGCATGTTGCAATCAACTAACATACTAGAACATCTTTACTATACATAAAAAGGAGCTGCAAAATATGAAAGAAAACCTTTTTTCCATAATTAAATTTTTATGGGAGAACAAAGAAGCAACCATAAAACAAATATCTAAAGCAACCAATTTAGATAAATCTACTATCTCAAGATATCTAAAAAATCTCAAGGACACCGGAATAATACAAACTGTGGGTTCTTTAAAACAAGGCCCAAAAGGTGGGAGAAAAACTCAAATTCAGTCTTTTAATTATAATATATTTAATATTTTAGGTTTAGAAATAGAGCAAAACGGAATTAATTGTGTTGTCACAAATCTGAAAGGAGATCCGATCGATAACTTTCGTATAAAAGAAAAAATAAACAAGTCAAATTTAGTAAACATGGTTCAAAAAATTATTGAAGAAAAGAAAGATTCAAATATCTGTGCCTGTGGAATCTCTCTTCCAGGAATAATTAACTCCAAAGAAGGTATTATAGTGTACTCTAAAGCTTTGGGAATAGAGAATTTCAAACTGGTATCAGAGCTATCAAAAGTTAATGATATTCCTTTTTTGATAGATAATGACTCTAATGTGGGCGCAGCATATTACAATTTAAAATTGAAAGGTTCGGCTAAAAATATTTTGTATGTTTATATATCTATTCCTTATGATATTCATGATTTTGTGGGGGTAGGGATAGGCATTATTATAAGCAATCACCTTTATCACGGCTCAAACAACTGTTCTGGGGAATACGAATTTAAACTACGTTTAATAGAAAAAAATAATGGATATGTAAATGACTACTACGACTTTCTAAATACCCATTTAGAAGATGAAATTTTCTATGAAATTAAAACTTTCCTCAGCAAATTAGCGGGAGAAATTGGATTATTAGTAGGTATTATCGATCCTGATACAGTGATTTTTGATGGAGGTATTAAGTTTTTACCAGAAATTGCTATTAAGTTTTTGGTAGAAGAAACGAGAAATAATTTATTTTTAAGTAAACAAAGAAATATCAATTTTATTACAGAGAAAAAAAACGAACCAGTAACCGCTGTTGGAGCTGCAATAAATTTTATTACCAAAATTTTTGAAAATAAACAATACTTAGCAAAAATTTTTAAAAGGCAAATTAATAATGGAGCTTTAGAAATAAAATGATTTTTAAATGAGAGAGTAAAATTCTTTCATCCTTCAGGGAAGGCTGATGAATGAAGAAGTGTTAAAACAGATTTTAAGTTTCACATTAATACATATTATACGAGGAGGAAATTATTTTGAACAAAGATGACTTAGGCAAATTTTTTCTATTAGGTTTCCCAAAAGGAATTAAAAACCATCATTTGGATTTAATTCGAAGCATAAAGCCCGCAGGAGTTATGCTTTATCCTTCAAACATGGAGAATATGAACAGTCTTCAAGTAAATATGGAAAGATTATATGAAATTATTGACGGGGGAGTCAAATTTTTCATCTCTTCGGATCATGAGGGGGGGCAATTAGAAACCGTACCAGGCATTTTTCCATCACCTGGCAATAAAGCAATGGGTTCTACTAATAACCCGAAATATGCCTATGATTACGGAGATTATTTAGGAAAAGCTCTCAAAAAAATCGGTTTTAATATGTTGTTTGCCCCTGTTTTGGATGTAATTGCTAAAAATGCAAGTCCAGTGGTCGGACTACGAGCTTACTCAAAAAATGAAGAAATAGTGTCAGCTTGTGGAAATAATTTTATTAAAGGATTGGAAAAAAACGAAATCATCGCTACTTGCAAACATTTCCCTGGTCATGGGAAGGCTGTCCAAGATTCTCATTATGAAATTCCTGTAATTACAGACATGGATGAAAAAGACATTTATCCCTTTGAAAAAGCTATAGAACTGGGCACTAAATCGATAATGACCGCTCATGTTATTTATTCAACCTATGATGAACAAAATATAGCTACTTTATCCAAAAGTATTTTAAAAGATTTCTTAAGAGATAAATTGAGGTATAAAGGAATTATTATAAGTGATGCCATAGAAATGAAAGCTATTCATGACAATTATTCTCCTAAAGAAATTGTTAATAAATTCTTTTCTGCTACTGGAGATATTCTGTTAGTTGGAGACGCTGATGCCAATTTCGAACCTTTATACAATGAGCTACAAAAATCTTTTTCTAATGGAGAAATTAAAAAAGGCCTAATGGAAGAAAGTTATAAAAGAATACTTTCTTTGCAAGAACAGTACATAAACACAACTTATGAAACAAGATTCCTAGCTCAAATTGCTGAAAAAGCGATAAATACAAATATACAAAACAAATTGGATGTTTCCAATGTAGTCTTTGTTCTTCCACAAGGGGATCCTTTATCTCCTGCAGATACAAGTAATAAAGATTACATTGAATACAAAGCTTTAGTTAAAAGCATGTTTGAAAGTTCCAAAATCATAACTTACGATGTGAAACAAGGCACAACTGATTCACCCTTAGCAAAAAGTGAAATTATTATTTCTTTCGTTGTTGATTCATTTAGATTCAAAAACCAACTAAAAATGCAAAAAAAATTAAAACTTTTTTCAAATGAAGTTATCTACATAATTTTAAGAAATGAAAATGATCTTGATAATTATAAAGAGGAAAAATACATACTGACAAATTCTACAAAACCGATATCTATATATTATGCATTAAAATCTGTTTTGAATTTGGGCAAATAATATGAAAAACCTTTATGGGAGGTGATTATTGGGGATAATTAACGATTAGTAAAGGATATTTTATAGGTTTCAAATTCTAAAAAGGAGGTATTTAAGCATGAGTAAGAAGATTTTGTTGATGGTGTTACTTGTTGGTTTGGCATTATTATCCTTTGGAAAAACAAAGATCTCAGTATGGCAATTCATGATGGACGACACTTTGTCAAAACAAGTGAAAGCACAATTCGAGGCAGCTAATCCGGATATTGAATTGGAAATTGTTCAACTCTCATGGGCAACAGGTTTTGATAGAATTGTTACTTCCATTGCTGCAGGCAGCGCACCGGATGTCATTGAGTTGGGAAACACATGGTTGGCAACTTTTGCTTCTCAGGGAGTTCTGAGACCAGTTGATGATATTGTAGGAAAAGTAAAAGATGATTATGTTGCTTGGAATTTTGTTGAATATCAAGAAAAAACATGGGGATTCCCTTGGTTATTAGCTCCCAGAGCCATGTATTATAATTTAGAATTACTCGACAAAGCAGGCTTAGATCCAGATAATCCACCAAAAACTTGGATCGAACTTTTAAATGCATCTGCAAAGATAGACGCTTTAGGACCTGATATTTATGGAGTAGGATTATGTGTAGGTGAGTTATATAGTCCGTATCAAGAATGGTTTTTACCAGCTGTTTGGGGAAATATGGGACATTTCGTTTCTCCTGATCTAAAAAAGGCAACTTTAAACAGCGATCCAGTCATCGAAACTGCTAATTATTACAGAAGTTTAAGTAACTATGCGTTGCTAGGAAAGGAATCAGAACTCGCAGAAGCTTTTGGGCAAGGGAAACTTGGATTCTTCTTTGCTGGACCTGCGTATATCAACAACACTCAAAGAGATTATCCAGAAACCATATTTGACGTGACTCTTATTCCCAAACCAAGAGATCATCATGGTTATCATGCTTCTTTTGCAGGTGGAGAAGTTTTGGGAATCTCTTCACAGTGCGAAAATGTAGAAGAAGCATGGAGTGTAATAGAGTTTCTGTTGAGCGAAGAAGTAGCTATGCAGATAACTCGAACCACGGGGGAAGTGTTCCCAACAAAAGTAGGGATAGAAAAGGACCCATGGTTCGAAAGTCATCCGCTACATGCCACGTTCCTTGAACAAAACAAATACGCCGTTCCATTTCCACCGTTAGCTGAAGCTAACAAAATCGAACAATTATTTACAAACATTGTAGAAGAAATACTACTTACAGATGCACAAATAGAAGAAATTTTACAAAAATACAACCAACAAATCCAAAATTTGCTTTAAAAATTGTCGGTTAAAATTACTTGGGACATTGGGGCAGGGGTATATCCCCTTTGCCCCTTTTTGAAACAAAAAAAGAAAAAAGGGGACGTGTTTATATTGAAATTAAAGAACAAGTATAACTTAACAACTTTTGTTTTTTTACTTCCTTGGATTATAACTTTTATAATATTTTCTGTATATCCGATAATTTTCTCTTTTGGAATAAGTTTTACAGATTATACGGGATTAAGCCCGGAAATGAATTTCGTAGGATTGAAAAACTATTTTTCTTTATTCAAAGATGAAATCTTTTTGAAAGCTATGAGGAATACTTTTATTTTTGTAATCGGTACAATTCCTTTTACTACAGTAATTTCCATTCTATTAGCTGTCCTAATAAATAGTAAAATGGTTAGATTTAAAGGATTATTTAAAGCTGGATTCTTTTTACCTTCTGTTATGTCTATGGTTGTTATCTCTACAATATGGCGATACATTTACAGTGCTGATGGAATATTAAATTACTTACTACAAACAATAGGAATAGAAAAAAATACAGGTTGGTTGGCATCACCAGATACAGCTCTATTATCTATTATGATTATGAACGTTTGGGCAGCTATTGGTTATTATACCATAATTTTTTTGGCTGGTCTACAGAGCATTCCTGAGGAGCTCTACGAATCAGCTTCTATTGACGGTGCTTCGAACACCGATAAATTTTTTAAAATAACCCTACCTCTAATAAAACCTACACTCTTTTTTGTGATTGCAATAAACACGATTAGATCTTTTCAAATTTTTACAGAAATCTTTACAATGACAGGCGGAGGCCCCTTGAATTCTACACAAACAATTGTACATTATTTATATTTGACAGGATTCAGGCAGTTCAGGATGGGATATGCTTCAGCTATGGCTTATATCTTAGTCATAATAATTTTAATTATAACATTAATTCAACAAAGAGTCCTTAGGAGTGAATATTAATGAATATCAAAAAAAATATAATTTTTTTAATTTCTTTTATGATTCTTATAATTTTTCTATTACCTTTAGTGATCATGATTTACACCTCGTTCATCCCTCAAGGAAATATGACAAATATCGTTAAAGAATTCTATCTTAATGATTTTGAAGCCGGTTATATGAGTGTTTTAAAAAGAACGATTTCTCCTTTAGGAAGTACAAACTACTCTCTGGTTAAAGAATCTCCTGAGACTTCTCAATCTTTACTCATTGAATCAAAAAGCGAGAAAAATCCTGGTATAAAAATGATAGGAAGTACTAGGGATCTGAGAAAAATGGATAATTTTAATTTCTGGATAAAATTGGACACCTCAGAAATCAACAACGGTTTTGTGATTTTTGAAGATATTAATGGAAATTCGCAAAGAATTCCTTTTCTGTATAATAATCAAGGGCAGTGGGAACAAATAGTGATTTCAAAAAAGGATTTGAACAAAGAACAAATAAATTTGAAGTACATTACGGGAATTTCTATAATATTGAAAAATGAAAAAGGAATATTAGATTTCGATTTCCTAATCGATGATATTCAAATACAGAATCAATATCCTACACTTTTGAATTATATTATTGTATGGAACGAGGAAATGTTTGGAAGGTATATGTTAAACAGTTTTATAGTTTCAGGAACAATTCTTATTTCAAACCTTTTATTTTCTTCCATGGTAGCATATGCATTTGCAAGGAGAGATTTCAAAGGGAAAAATGTGCTCTTTGCTATTGTGTTGATAACAATGATGATACCTTTCCAAGCAACAACTATTCCTATCTTTATTCTCATGAAGAATTTAAATTTATTAGATACATATTTTGCATTAATATTACCTCAACTTGTTACTCCTTTTGGAATCTTTATACTAAAACAATATATAGAACAACTTCCAATAGAGATTGAACAGGCTGCGGTAGTTGATGGAGCGGGACCTTTTACTGTTTTTTTTAAAATCATTTTACCTCTTTCAACACCAGCATTAGCAGTAATGGGAATAAATACCTTTATAACAACTTGGAATGACCTTTTTATGCCTTTAATTTTAACATCCTCCAGGGAAATGAGAACCGCGCAAGTTGGACTTGCTTTGTATCAGCAATTAACACAATTACAATGGCCTTATCTTATGTCTGCAACAACGATCGTTGGGTTACCTATTATGATAGCGTTCTTGATATTTCAAAAACAAATTATTTCTGGCATCACAGCTGGAAGCGTAAAGGGGTGAAAAGATGGCAGATATGCTTGTAAAACTTTACGATTTGAATTATGATGAGAAGGTATTTTCTGAATTAAAAGATTCAAAACTAACAGTACGGAGAGCGAAAGCACCCGAAAAATTTATCGTTTTGGATTGGATCAAAAAAGAATTCGGTGATCATTGGGCAAGTGAATGTGATGTATCTTTTTCTAACAAACCTATCAGTTGTTTCATAGCTGTAGACGAAGATAAGAACAAAATTATTGGTTTTTCTTGTTTTGATGCTACATGCAAAAATTTTTTTGGTCCAATGGGTGTAGACAAAAACTACCGAGGAAAAGATATTGGGAAAGCCTTGCTTTTAATAGCTCTAAAGAGTATGGAAGAAAGTGGTTATGCATATGCCATAATCGGAGGAGTTGGTCCTGCTAAATTTTATGAAAAAGTAGCAAACGCTACATTGATAGAAAACTCTGATCCGGGAATCTATAAGGGCATGTTGAAAAGTTAAGAAAAACTACAAAAATCAGAGTTTTTATTAAATAAATTAAAATAATTACTCCTAATCGCTTCTCATTACCCATAATCAGATTTGCGATGTAACATGTTTCAGAGTAGTATTATATTGGGATCTGGTAAAACATGTATTTTCAATACTACGAGCACCTTCCACCTTTTTGAAATTAAGCTGGGATGTTAAAGGGAGATAGGGGAACTTAGTATTATTTTTTCTTGGAAAGGCCTTTCCTTGATAGTGTGTAACAAAAATATTGGAGGTGAAAAGAGTATGAAAAAAGTGTTTGTTGTGTTTCTTTTATTGGCAAGTTTGGTTATGGGAAGCGTATTATTCGCTCAAGTAACCCAAATCCCCAGAGAAGAAGCAGTGTATGTCGCAGGTTTTCAGTGGGGACCACCAACAACGGATAATCCGCTTGCAGGTTCGCCAATGACGTTTGTTTCTGATCCTAGACAACATATTTGGATATATGAAACACTATTCACATGGGATGCTCTCAATGGAAAGTATGTTCCTATTTTGGGAGAATCCTATAAGTGGCTTGATGAACTAAGATTAGAGGTAAAAGTGAATCCAAAAGCCTATTTCCACGATGGAGAACCTGTTACTGCAGACGATGTTGTATATTCCTACAAATTAGGGCAAAAATATCCCTTAGGTCTACAGATTTGGGAATGGTTGGAAGATGTTTACAAGGTAGATGACCATACAGTTATTTTCGAGATGAAACCAGACAATCCAAATAGATTGATGGTAGAAGACGCAATTGGAGCTACCTTCATTCTTCCAGAACATATTTGGTCTAAGGTTGAAGCAGAAAATAATTATGATTTGACCAAAATTAGACAGTTTAGAAATGAAAATCCTGTAGGCTCTGGTCCATACAAAGTATTTTATGAAAGTCCAGAAACTATAATTTTAGAAAGAGTAGATAACTATTGGGGAAACGAAGCTTTACACGGTGGAAAAAAACCCGCAGCCAAATATATAGTGCATCCTATTTTCAAAAGTAACGACGAAGGTAGTTTGGCTTTTGAAAACGGCGAAGTAGACGTTTCTCAACAATTCACGCCAAGAATATGGGAAATGTGGGAAGAGAAAGGTCTTCCTGTTGGTACATGGTATGACGAAATCCCTTATCATATGCCTGCAACGATGCCTTCGTTGTGGTTTAACGTAAACAAATATCCTCTTAGTTTGCCTGAAGTTAGAAAAGCTATTGCATATTCGGTAAATTACGCAAGAATTTCCGAACTAGCTATGTCCAATTATTCTCCTAAGGTTCAAGCTAGTCTTATTATGCCATATGGTGGAGAAGCAAAATACTTCGATGAAAACTTGGTAAAACAATACGGCTGGGAATACAATCCAGAAGAAGCTGTTAGAATATTAGAAGAAGATCTAGGAGCAACAAAAGGTAAAGATGGAATATACGTTCTGCCTGATGGAACAAGGTTAGGCCCATTTACAGTAGAATGCCCATATGGTTGGACAGACTGGAATGCTTCTTTACAAATCGTGGCACAGTCTGCAAGAGCAGTAGGTATAGACATTCAAACATCTTTCCCTGATGCACCTATAGCCTATGATAACAGACAAACAGGTAACTTCGATATGACAATGTGGGCACCTTCACAACCTGGACCTGCTCAACCTTGGTTGAGATTCCAAATAGCTCTTTATTCAAAAGGTGTTCCCGAAGTTGGACAAATTGCATACAGTAACTTTGGAAGATATAAAAACGAGTGGGCTGATCAACTCATCGATATGATTCCAAAAGTAACCGACGAAAAAGAATTAAAAAACCTCTATACAGAGTTAGATCAACTATACAGAGAAGATATACCGATGTTCCCGTTAATGTATAGACCTCAGACATTTTATGAATACAATGAAACTTACTGGACAGGTTGGGCAAACGCAGAAAATCCTTATGCACCACCGATGCCTTTGGTAGGTGCAGGGATGGAAATGTTGTGGCATTTAGAACCTGTTAAATAAAGTAATTTACCGTCAATCGATTTAGCCGAGAGTTCGTGGGGGGAAGCTATAGCCCCCATGAACTCTTTTAAATATACTTTCGAGAGGTGAAATATGTGAAAGGATTTACGAAGTATTTTTTTCAAAAACTTTTTTGGTATCTACTAGCTTTTTTCTTGGCTTTATTTTTGAATTTTTTCTTACCAAGACTCATCCCCGGAGATCCTATTTCAGTTATAGTAAGTAAAATGATGTCTGGAACCGTAGCAAGTGAGACACAAGAAAGAGTCTATCAATCTTTCATGGAAGAGTTTGGATTGGATAAACCTTTACCTATTCAGTTTTTCAACTACATAGGGAATGTTTTTAGAGGTGATTTAGGAACGTCGTTCAGTTTGTACCCTCTTTCTGTTAACGAAGTTTTGGGAAACGCTATTGTATGGACTATTTTTTTACAATTTCCGGCAATAATTGTAGGTTGGATATTAGGGAACTTACTGGGGGCCGCTGCTGCTTACAGAAAAGGGGTTTTCGACAAAACTATTTTTCCAGTAGCATTATTCGTTAATTCTATCCCTTATTATGCTTTGGCAATCATATTACTATATTTTTTTGGAGTTTACTTGGGATGGTTCCCAATTGGCGGTGGTTACAGCAGAACATTGCTCCCTTCTTGGAGTTGGACTTTTGCAATTGATGTTTTACATCATTACTTTTTACCCTTTATTTCCATCGTTTTAGTAACAATAGGAGGACAAGCCATAGGTATGAGAGAGATGTCAATATATGAATTAAATACAGATTACGTTACCTACAGTAAGATGTTAGGTATTAAAGATAAGAAGATTCAAAGCTATGTCTTCAAAAATGCAGTTCTTCCTCAAATAACAGGGCTTGCAATAAGTTTAGGTACCATGGTAGGAGGAGCTTTGATCACAGAGATAGTCTTTGGATACCCTGGAGTGGGAACATGGCTATTCAATGGAATAAGACAACTAGATTATCCAATGATCCAAGGTTCAACACTTATAATAGCGTTGATGGTTTTAGTTGCTAATTTTATTTTGGATATGGTCTACGGACTAATAGATCCTAGAATTAAAGCTGCGCAAACGGAGGAGGGTTAATATGAATACAATAAAATTACTTTTGAAATCTCCAAAATTTTTAATAGGCTTTGGACTTTTTATGTTTTTATTCCTAACTGCCTTCATATACCCTGCTGTTTCACCAAAAGATCCATTGGAGATGGTTGGATTTATGTACGAGCCCCCTTCCTCAACTTACTTGTTGGGAACAGATAACTTTGGAAGAGACGTATTTGTAGAGCTTATTCACGGGATGAAATCTTCATTGATTATAGGATTAATTTCAGGTGTCATTGCGACAACAATAGGTATAACTATAGGCCTTTTTGCCGGGTACAAAGGAGGAACCACTGATAACATATTAAATTCAATAACTAATATATTTTTAGTTATACCTCCATTCATAATACTGATATTGATAACGGTTAGTTTAAGAAGCAGGTCCCTGTTTGTTATGGGATTAGTATTAGGAATAACCTCTTGGCCATGGACCGCTCGTGCCGTAAGGGCGCAATCACTTAGTTTAAGAAACAGGGAACATGTTGATATAGCCAGGTTAAATGGTGCTAGTACCGTAGAAATTATAATACGCGAAATAATGCCTTATATCTTATCTTATATATTCATGGCATTTATCCTCCAAGTTGCCACTGGTATTTTAAACGAAGCGGGAATAAGTATGTTGGGACTGGGTCCAAGTAATATAGTATCACTCGGTACAATGCTTTCATGGGCATTATTATTTGAGTCTGTTAGGTCAGGTGCCTGGTGGGCTTTTATACCTCCAGCTATAGTCATAGCTTTAATAACATTTTCTCTATATTTTATGAATTCGGGGATGGATGAATTATTCAATCCCAAACTTAGGAGTTGATGAGGTTGGAATCAAAAAAGGTTATTTTAGAAGTTAACAATCTTAAAACCTATTATCAAACAAGGTTAGGAGAAAAAATAAAAGCGGTTAACAGCGTTTCATTTAACCTATATGAAGGAGAAATCTTGGGAATAGCCGGTGAATCAGGTTGTGGTAAATCTACTTTAGCAATGAGTTTATCAGGCTTATTTTTATCCCCTTTGAAGTATGAAAGTGGATCAGTATTTTTAGACAATGAAAATATCATGCAAAAAAAAGAAAATGAGTTGAGAAGTAATATACTAGGGAAAAAATATTCGTATATCCCTCAAAGTGCCATGAATGCCTTGAATCCAACAATAAAAATCAAAAATTTTGTTATAGATCTACTGAAAGAACACGATCCTAATATGACAGAAAAAGAGATTTTAAATTTGGCAAAAGAACGTTTTGAATCTCTTTCTTTGCCCCCAAGAGTTTTAAACCTCTACCCTTTAGAACTTAGCGGTGGTATGAAACAAAGGGTAGTTGTCGCAATCTCCACAATAATGAACCCAGAAGTTGTAGTAGCAGATGAACCAACTTCTGCATTGGACGTTACTTCGCAAAAAATAGTAATTAAATTAATTAAAGATCTTTTTGATAAAAAAATAGTAAAAAGTATAATTTTTATAACTCACGAATTACCTATATTA harbors:
- a CDS encoding ROK family transcriptional regulator codes for the protein MKENLFSIIKFLWENKEATIKQISKATNLDKSTISRYLKNLKDTGIIQTVGSLKQGPKGGRKTQIQSFNYNIFNILGLEIEQNGINCVVTNLKGDPIDNFRIKEKINKSNLVNMVQKIIEEKKDSNICACGISLPGIINSKEGIIVYSKALGIENFKLVSELSKVNDIPFLIDNDSNVGAAYYNLKLKGSAKNILYVYISIPYDIHDFVGVGIGIIISNHLYHGSNNCSGEYEFKLRLIEKNNGYVNDYYDFLNTHLEDEIFYEIKTFLSKLAGEIGLLVGIIDPDTVIFDGGIKFLPEIAIKFLVEETRNNLFLSKQRNINFITEKKNEPVTAVGAAINFITKIFENKQYLAKIFKRQINNGALEIK
- a CDS encoding glycoside hydrolase family 3 N-terminal domain-containing protein, translating into MNKDDLGKFFLLGFPKGIKNHHLDLIRSIKPAGVMLYPSNMENMNSLQVNMERLYEIIDGGVKFFISSDHEGGQLETVPGIFPSPGNKAMGSTNNPKYAYDYGDYLGKALKKIGFNMLFAPVLDVIAKNASPVVGLRAYSKNEEIVSACGNNFIKGLEKNEIIATCKHFPGHGKAVQDSHYEIPVITDMDEKDIYPFEKAIELGTKSIMTAHVIYSTYDEQNIATLSKSILKDFLRDKLRYKGIIISDAIEMKAIHDNYSPKEIVNKFFSATGDILLVGDADANFEPLYNELQKSFSNGEIKKGLMEESYKRILSLQEQYINTTYETRFLAQIAEKAINTNIQNKLDVSNVVFVLPQGDPLSPADTSNKDYIEYKALVKSMFESSKIITYDVKQGTTDSPLAKSEIIISFVVDSFRFKNQLKMQKKLKLFSNEVIYIILRNENDLDNYKEEKYILTNSTKPISIYYALKSVLNLGK
- a CDS encoding extracellular solute-binding protein; its protein translation is MSKKILLMVLLVGLALLSFGKTKISVWQFMMDDTLSKQVKAQFEAANPDIELEIVQLSWATGFDRIVTSIAAGSAPDVIELGNTWLATFASQGVLRPVDDIVGKVKDDYVAWNFVEYQEKTWGFPWLLAPRAMYYNLELLDKAGLDPDNPPKTWIELLNASAKIDALGPDIYGVGLCVGELYSPYQEWFLPAVWGNMGHFVSPDLKKATLNSDPVIETANYYRSLSNYALLGKESELAEAFGQGKLGFFFAGPAYINNTQRDYPETIFDVTLIPKPRDHHGYHASFAGGEVLGISSQCENVEEAWSVIEFLLSEEVAMQITRTTGEVFPTKVGIEKDPWFESHPLHATFLEQNKYAVPFPPLAEANKIEQLFTNIVEEILLTDAQIEEILQKYNQQIQNLL
- a CDS encoding ABC transporter permease subunit; amino-acid sequence: MFILKLKNKYNLTTFVFLLPWIITFIIFSVYPIIFSFGISFTDYTGLSPEMNFVGLKNYFSLFKDEIFLKAMRNTFIFVIGTIPFTTVISILLAVLINSKMVRFKGLFKAGFFLPSVMSMVVISTIWRYIYSADGILNYLLQTIGIEKNTGWLASPDTALLSIMIMNVWAAIGYYTIIFLAGLQSIPEELYESASIDGASNTDKFFKITLPLIKPTLFFVIAINTIRSFQIFTEIFTMTGGGPLNSTQTIVHYLYLTGFRQFRMGYASAMAYILVIIILIITLIQQRVLRSEY
- a CDS encoding carbohydrate ABC transporter permease, yielding MNIKKNIIFLISFMILIIFLLPLVIMIYTSFIPQGNMTNIVKEFYLNDFEAGYMSVLKRTISPLGSTNYSLVKESPETSQSLLIESKSEKNPGIKMIGSTRDLRKMDNFNFWIKLDTSEINNGFVIFEDINGNSQRIPFLYNNQGQWEQIVISKKDLNKEQINLKYITGISIILKNEKGILDFDFLIDDIQIQNQYPTLLNYIIVWNEEMFGRYMLNSFIVSGTILISNLLFSSMVAYAFARRDFKGKNVLFAIVLITMMIPFQATTIPIFILMKNLNLLDTYFALILPQLVTPFGIFILKQYIEQLPIEIEQAAVVDGAGPFTVFFKIILPLSTPALAVMGINTFITTWNDLFMPLILTSSREMRTAQVGLALYQQLTQLQWPYLMSATTIVGLPIMIAFLIFQKQIISGITAGSVKG
- a CDS encoding GNAT family N-acetyltransferase codes for the protein MADMLVKLYDLNYDEKVFSELKDSKLTVRRAKAPEKFIVLDWIKKEFGDHWASECDVSFSNKPISCFIAVDEDKNKIIGFSCFDATCKNFFGPMGVDKNYRGKDIGKALLLIALKSMEESGYAYAIIGGVGPAKFYEKVANATLIENSDPGIYKGMLKS
- a CDS encoding ABC transporter substrate-binding protein — translated: MKKVFVVFLLLASLVMGSVLFAQVTQIPREEAVYVAGFQWGPPTTDNPLAGSPMTFVSDPRQHIWIYETLFTWDALNGKYVPILGESYKWLDELRLEVKVNPKAYFHDGEPVTADDVVYSYKLGQKYPLGLQIWEWLEDVYKVDDHTVIFEMKPDNPNRLMVEDAIGATFILPEHIWSKVEAENNYDLTKIRQFRNENPVGSGPYKVFYESPETIILERVDNYWGNEALHGGKKPAAKYIVHPIFKSNDEGSLAFENGEVDVSQQFTPRIWEMWEEKGLPVGTWYDEIPYHMPATMPSLWFNVNKYPLSLPEVRKAIAYSVNYARISELAMSNYSPKVQASLIMPYGGEAKYFDENLVKQYGWEYNPEEAVRILEEDLGATKGKDGIYVLPDGTRLGPFTVECPYGWTDWNASLQIVAQSARAVGIDIQTSFPDAPIAYDNRQTGNFDMTMWAPSQPGPAQPWLRFQIALYSKGVPEVGQIAYSNFGRYKNEWADQLIDMIPKVTDEKELKNLYTELDQLYREDIPMFPLMYRPQTFYEYNETYWTGWANAENPYAPPMPLVGAGMEMLWHLEPVK
- a CDS encoding ABC transporter permease, giving the protein MKGFTKYFFQKLFWYLLAFFLALFLNFFLPRLIPGDPISVIVSKMMSGTVASETQERVYQSFMEEFGLDKPLPIQFFNYIGNVFRGDLGTSFSLYPLSVNEVLGNAIVWTIFLQFPAIIVGWILGNLLGAAAAYRKGVFDKTIFPVALFVNSIPYYALAIILLYFFGVYLGWFPIGGGYSRTLLPSWSWTFAIDVLHHYFLPFISIVLVTIGGQAIGMREMSIYELNTDYVTYSKMLGIKDKKIQSYVFKNAVLPQITGLAISLGTMVGGALITEIVFGYPGVGTWLFNGIRQLDYPMIQGSTLIIALMVLVANFILDMVYGLIDPRIKAAQTEEG